A window of the Henckelia pumila isolate YLH828 chromosome 3, ASM3356847v2, whole genome shotgun sequence genome harbors these coding sequences:
- the LOC140888429 gene encoding uncharacterized protein, which produces MVFEKFTFFSDRHPGIIKVVKLLFPGSHHAYCLRHLVDNFVKQVLRSYPLHNKKYWSSVFKKAAYAPSQQEFTRHINNILESMPRASTFITSSDPQSWANALFPGRRWGVINNNIVECWNNWVKPARHLPIVSMVDHVRVQIMNMMHRRRETTSVMVQELSPKKENALATTYIESRNLSINKSCGWKFEVVDGDKSFAVDLNEWTCSCKSWQINMLPCKHACAAIKSKSMSLYAFCDRYFHIEMYRQAYKEMINLIPTFDMYETNNDEGSVINAPDIRS; this is translated from the exons ATGGTGTTTGAAAAGTTCACTTTTTTCTCAGATAGACATCCCGGTATTATCAAGGTTGTTAAGCTATTATTTCCGGGAAGTCACCATGCGTATTGTTTGAGGCACTTGGTCGATAATTTTGTGAAGCAG GTCTTGAGAAGTTATCCGTTACACAACAAAAAATATTGGTCATCTGTGTTCAAAAAAGCTGCATATGCCCCTTCACAACAAGAATTTACACGCcacattaataatattttggaATCCATGCCTCGTGCTAGTACTTTTATCACAAGTTCTGATCCACAAAGTTGGGCAAATGCTTTGTTTCCTGGTAGACGATGGggtgtaataaataataacattgTCGAATGTTGGAACAACTGGGTTAAACCAGCTCGTCATCTTCCAATTGTTTCTATGGTGGATCATGTACGTGTGCAAATCATGAACATGATGCACAGACGACGGGAAACAACATCAGTCATGGTTCAAGAATTAAGCCCGAAGAAGGAGAATGCTCTAGCTACCACATATATTGAATCCAGAAACTTGAGTATTAACAAATCATGTGGTTGGAAATTTGAGGTAGTTGATGGTGATAAATCATTTGCGGTTGATTTGAATGAATGGACTTGTTCATGCAAATCTTGGCAGATTAATATGCTTCCGTGCAAGCATGCTTGTGCAGCTATTAAATCAAAGTCAATGTCGCTATATGCTTTTTGTGATCGGTATTTCCATATTGAAATGTATCGTCAAGCATATAAAGAAATGATCAATCTCATACCGACATTTGATATGTACGAGACCAACAATGATGAAGGATCTGTAATCAATGCTCCAGATATACGAAGTTAA